CTGCTGCTGAAGGTGGCGCTGCTGCTGCTGAAAAAGACGAGTTCGACGTTATTCTTGCTAGCTTCGGCGACAAGAAAGTTGGCGTAATTAAAGCAGTTCGTGAAGCTACTGGCCTAGGTCTAAAAGAAGCTAAAGAACTAGTTGAAGGCGCTCCAGCTCCAATCAAAGAAGGCGCTAACAAAGCTGAAGCTGAAGAGCTTAAAGAGAAGCTTGAAGCTGCAGGCGCAACTGTAGAACTTAAATAATAGGTCTTTTTGACTGATATTAAGTTTGCCAGATAATTATTGAGTTGATCTGATTATTTGCTCAAACATTAATTAAGACGCTCATTGATTATAATGTGCAAAAGCCAACAATGTGATAAACGTTGTTGGCTTTTTTTATTTGACATGACTTATAAGTTTATGCTTTACTAAAAGCAGTGTGATAGAGGTTTCTGTTTTTAGCCCGAACAAAGCGTTTGCTATTTTAATAACAGTATTGTATAATCTCGCACTTGACCTTTTGTATTAGCCTAAATGGTTGGCAAGCGTCACGTTAATAACTTATCACTATCGGCTTAACGAACGTTTAGCGATTAATACAGACCAAGGGGCAGACAATTTGCATGTTTAAAACATCGTTAGCTTCTATCCTATTTATTTGACCTAGGTACGTTCGTGCTTGGGGTTTTTTTGCATCTGTCATTTGGCAACTTTTTTAACCTTTTAACCTAATTCAACCACTGTTTAATTAACTATATTTATATTAATTATTTAATCACCATTAGCTATAAACGTTTGTAATGGGTTTGGCAGCGTCGACACTCAAAAACTAAGTAATAACCAAAGCGCTCAGTGTTTAACGACATTAAGATTAAGTCTTTTACTAAGTTTTCATCTTCGACGTTCTGATAGGTATGTATAACAGGCATTTATCAAAGGTCACGCTCACTGTTTCAATCTGATGATTTTCGTTTAAAACTGAGTTTGTTGTGATTGATGGCCGCTTATGTGCTGGCTATTGCTAACAAACTGCTTTATTTCAAACGAATCATTTTTATTTTACTGTCTACTGTAAGGACTCTCGATGGCATATTCCTATACTGAAAAAAAACGTATTCGCAAAAGTTTTGCCGAGTTGCCACATGTCATGGATATCCCATATCTGTTGGCAATTCAAGTGGATTCCTATGAGCAATTTTTGCAGGAAAATAAAAAGCCTAAAGCGCGTGAGAATACTGGCCTTCAAGCTGCATTTTCATCTATTTTCCCTATCGAAAGTAACTCTAATAACGCCGAGCTACAATTTGTTGAATATTACTTAGGTGCGCCAGAGTTCGATGAGCGTGAGTGTATTTCTCGTGGCTCAACTTACGCAGCACCATTGCGCGTAAAAATCCGTCTGGTTATCAAAGATAAAGATAGCAAAGACAAAAATAGCAAAGCGGCTATTAAAGACATTCGCGAACAGAATGTATATATGGGTGAAATCCCATTAATGACTGACAACGGTACCTTTATTATTAACGGTACTGAGCGTGTCATCGTATCTCAGCTGCACCGTTCACCAGGTGTGTTCTTTGACCACGATAAAGGTAAGTCACACTCAAGTGGTAAAGTCCTTTATAACGCCCGTATTATCCCTTACCGTGGTTCATGGTTAGACTTCGAGTTTGATGCTAAAGATTTAGTATTTGCTCGTATTGACCGTCGCCGTAAGCTACTAGGTACGATTATTCTTCGTGCACTAGGTATGGATACTCAAGAAATCCTAGATACTTTCTTTGAAAAAGTGTCTGTCTATAAAGGTGAAGAGCAATTCGAAATTGACTTAGTTGCTGATCGTTTACGTGGCGAGATGGCTCAGTTCGATATCGTATCACCAGACGGTGAAGTGTTGGTTGAGCAAGGCAAGCGTATTAATGCGCGTCGTATTCGTCAAATCGAACAGTCTGGCATGAAAAAGCTGGCTGTGCCTGATGAATACTTATATGAGCGTATCCTAGCTGAAGACATCGTTGTTAATGACGAAGTTATCGCTAAAGCCAACACCCTTATTGACCATGAACTATTGGTTAAGCTAAGCGCGTTTGAAGCCAGTGATTCTATCAAAGAATTCAAGATTTTATTCACTAACGATATCGATCATGGTACTTACATCGCTGATACCCTACGTGCAGACAGCACTGGTAGCCGCGAAGAAGCACTAATTGAGATCTATAAAGTGATGCGTCCAGGTGAGCCGCCAACGATTGATACTGCTGAAAAATTATTTGAAAGCATGTTCTTCAATGCCGATCGTTACGACCTATCAAACGTTGGTCGTATGAAATTCAACCGTCGTCTAGGTCGTCCTTTTGAAAACACCGATGATCCAGATATCAAACGTGAGCAAAGCGTTCTAACCAAAGAAGACATCATTGATGTGCTTAAAGAGCTTATCAATATCCGTAATGGTATTGGCGAAGTAGACGATATTGACCACTTAGGTAACCGTCGTATTCGTTCTGTAGGCGAAATGGCAGAGAACCAATTCCGCGTGGGTCTAGTACGTGTTGAGCGTGCAGTTAAAGAGCGTTTAAGCTCTGCTGAGTCTGATAACTTGTCACCTCAAGATTTAATTAACTCTAAGCCTGTAGCGGCTGCGGTTAAAGAATTCTTTGGTTCAAGCCAGTTGTCTCAGTTCATGGACCAAAACAACCCGCTATCAGAGATTACGCACAAACGTCGTATCTCAGCATTAGGCCCAGGTGGTCTAACGCGTGAGCGTGCAGGCTTCGAAGTACGTGACGTTCACAACACTCACTATGGTCGTGTATGTCCGATTGAGACACCTGAAGGTCCAAACATTGGTCTAATTAACTCATTAGCCACTTTCGCTAAGACCAACGAATTTGGTTTCTTAGAAACCCCATATCGTAAAGTTGTTGACGGTAAAGTAACCGACGACATCGAATACTTATCTGCCATTGAAGAAGTAGGCACCGTTATCGCTCAGGCTGACTCTGAGTTAGATGAAAACGGCGTACTAGCTGAAGAAATGGTAATGGTACGTAGTGGTGGTGAATCAGTACGTATGCCAAGCGATAAAGTAACGCATATGGACGTATCGCCAAGCCAGGTTGTATCAGTTGCTGCTAGTTTGATTCCATTCCTAGAGCATGATGATGCTAACCGTGCCTTGATGGGTTCGAACATGCAACGTCAGGCGGTTCCGACACTACGTGCTGATAAGCCGCTAGTAGGTACAGGTATGGAACGTCACGTAGCCCGTGACTCAGGTGTGTGTGTTATCGCACGTCGTGGTGGTGTGATCGAAGACGTTGATGCGTCACGTATCGTTGTTCGTGTAAATGAAGATGAGATGCAAGCCGGTGAAGCGGGTATTGATATTTATAACCTAATTAAATACACCCGTTCTAACCAGAACACTTGTATTAACCAGCGCATCATTGTTAACCAAGGCGACGAAATCGCTGGCGGTGACATCCTAGCTGACGGTCCATCAACTGATTTAGGTGAGTTGGCATTGGGTCAGAACATGCGTGTGGCATTCATGCCATGGAACGGTTACAACTTCGAAGACTCGATCTTGTTATCTGAGCGTGTGGTTAAAGAAGACCGTTTCACCACAATCCACATTCAAGAATTAACTTGTGTGGCGCGTGACACGAAACTAGGTACTGAAGAAATCACTGCTGATATTCCAAACGTTGGTGAAGCAGCTCTATCTGCTCTTGATGAGTCAGGTATTGTTTATATCGGTGCTGAAGTAGACGCTGGTGATATTCTAGTTGGTAAAGTAACGCCTAAAGGTGAAACGCAGCTAACGCCAGAAGAAAAACTACTGAGAGCCATCTTTGGTGAGAAAGCAGCAGACGTTAAAGATACTTCTTTACGTGTGCCAACTTCTACTAAAGGTACGGTTATCGACGTTCAAGTCTTTACCCGTGATGGCGTAGAAAAAGACGCTCGTGCTAAAGCAATCGAGAAGTCACAGTTAGACAACTATCGTAAAGACTTAAAAGAAGAGTTACGTATCTTTGAAGAAGCGGCACGTAGTCGTATCAGTCACATCCTTGATGGTCATGCCATCAGTGGCGGTGCTGGCCTTAAGTCAGGTACGGTACTAAGCGAGTCTGAACTACTAGAAATGTCATTAGAAACATTATTAGACATTCAGCCAGTAGAAGAAGAAATCGCTGAGCGTATGACGCAAATCCAAGAGTTCTTGGTTGATAAGCAAAAAGACATCGACACTAAGTTCGCTGAGAAAAAACGTAAGCTAACTGCTGGTGATGATCTACAGCATGGCGTACAAAAAATCGTTAAAGTATATCTAGCAGTGAAACGTCGTATCCAGCCCGGTGATAAGATGGCGGGTCGTCACGGTAACAAAGGTGTTGTGTCACGCATCATGCCTGTAGAAGATATGCCATACGATGAGAACGGTAACCCAGTTGATATCGTATTGAACCCACTAGGTGTACCATCGCGTATGAACATCGGTCAGGTTCTTGAGACTCACTTAGGTATGGCTGCTAAAGGTCTTGGTGACAAGATTAACGGCATGTTAAAAGCACAAGCTGCTGTTGCTGAGCTACGTGAATTCTTAGATAAGATTTACAATAAAGTAGGCGGTGAGCAAGTTGATTTAGACAGCTTGACTGATGATGATATCATGGCATTGGCTCAAAACTTACGCAATGGTGTGCCTATGGGTACCGCTGTATTTGACGGTGCACGCGAAGTTCAAATTGATGAATTGCTAGAGCTTGCTGGATACTCAAGTTCAGGTCAGCAGACCTTATATGATGGTCGTACAGGTGTTAAGTTTGACCGTCCTGTGACTGTCGGTTACATGTACATGCTGAAACTGAACCACTTGGTTGATGACAAAATGCACGCACGTTCAACGGGTTCATATTCATTAGTAACGCAGCAGCCGCTAGGTGGTAAAGCACAGTTCGGTGGTCAGCGCTTCGGTGAGATGGAAGTGTGGGCACTAGAAGCCTATGGTGCGACTTACACCTTGCAAGAAATGCTAACAGTGAAGTCAGATGATGTTGAAGGTCGTACACGTATGTATAAGAACATTGTTGATGGTGAGCAGTATATGGATCCAGGTATGCCTGAGTCATTTAACGTATTGACTAAAGAGATTAAGTCTCTGGGTATTAATATTGAGCTAAAAGAAAGTAATTAGTCTTATCCTTTAACTCAGCCTAATTCATTGCCTTCAACGGTAGATTAGGGTCATTATTGATAGCGTATTTTTATTACTAAGTATTAGATTTATTAAGTATTGAATAGCAGCAATCGTGATGACTCTACTGCCGTGAACACATATAACGGAGAAGCAACTTGAAAGATTTACTCGATATTATGAAAAGCCCTGCCGACAACGGCAAACGTGAGTTTGATAGCATTCAAATTTCATTGGCTGCTCCTGAGACTATTAAGTCATGGTCACATGGTGAAGTAAAAAAACCAGAGACCATTAACTATCGTACCTTTAAACCTGAACGTGATGGTCTATTCTGTGCCAAAATCTTTGGTCCAGTAAAAGACTTTGAATGTTTATGTGGTAAATATAAGCGCCGCAAATTCCAAGGCGTGATTTGTGAAAAATGTGGTGTAGAAGTTACTACTGCTAAAGTTCGTCGTGACCGTATGGGCCACATCGACCTTGCTAGCCCAGTGGCACACATTTGGTTCTTAAAATCATTACCAAGCCGCATCGGTTTATTACTTGATATGACACTACGTGATATCGAGCGCGTATTGTATTTTGAAAGCTATGTGGTAACCGATCCAGGTATGACTTCATTAGAGAAGTATCAACTTCTTGACGATGAAGACTACTACAAAGCACTAGAAGAATTTGGTGATGAATTCATCGCTAAAATGGGTGCTGAAGCCGTTCAGGATCTTCTAAAAGACATCGATATCGATTTAGAAATTGATGAGCTACGTGAAGAGATTCCTAACACAGGCTCAGAGACTAAGCTTAAGAAAATGTCTAAGCGTCTTAAGTTGTTAGAAGCATTCCGTGATTCTAATAATAAGCCTGAGTGGATGGTAATGACCATCTTACCAGTATTACCACCAGATTTACGTCCACTGGTTCCGCTAGAAGGTGGCCGTTTTGCAACGTCTGATCTAAACGACTTATATCGTCGTGTAATCAACCGTAACAACCGTTTGAAGCGTTTATTAGAGCTTAACGCACCTGACATTATCGTACGTAACGAAAAACGTATGCTACAAGAGTCAGTGGATGCGTTACTAGATAACGGTCGTCGTGGTCGTGCTATTACTGGCAGCAACAAGCGTCCATTAAAATCGCTTGCTGACATGATTAAAGGTAAGCAAGGTCGTTTCCGTCAGAACTTACTAGGTAAGCGTGTTGACTATTCTGGTCGTTCGGTAATCGTTGTGGGCCCAACCCTACGTCTACATCAGTGTGGTCTGCCTAAGAAAATGGCACTTGAGTTATTCAAGCCATTTACTTACTCAAAATTATTATCACACGGTATGGCGACAACCATTAAGCAAGCTAAGAAAATGGTTGAGCGTGAAGAGCCACAAGTTTGGGATATGCTGGCCATGGTTATCCGTGAGCATCCAGTACTTCTAAACCGTGCACCAACACTGCACAGATTGGGTCTACAAGCGTTCGAGCCTGTACTAATTGAAGGTAAAGCCATCCAGCTTCACCCACTAGTTTGTACCGCGTTTAACGCTGACTTCGACGGTGACCAAATGGCAGTACACGTGCCATTGACCTTAGAAGCTCAGCTTGAAGCTCGTACCTTAATGATGTCGACCAACAACATCTTGTCACCAGCCAACGGTGATCCGATTATTGTACCGTCACAAGACGTTGTATTGGGTCTGTACTACATCAGCCGCTCGTCAATTAACGCCAAAGGCGAAGGCATGATCTTCGCAACCGTTAACGAAGCGTTGCGTGCGATTGGTTCAAACGACTTACACGTGAATGCAAAAATTAAAGTACGTGTGACTGAGACCACCATTGCTGAAGATGATACAGAAACTAAGAAAACAGAATTAAAAGACACCGTTGCCGGTCGTTTATTAATCTGGAACATCATGCCAAAAGGTATGAAGTTTGAAGAGTGTAACGTAGAGATGACTAAGAAAAACATCTCTAAGCTAATGAACTCTTGTTACCGTACTCGTGGTGTGAAAGAAAGTGTTATCTTCGCTGACCAATTGATGTACCTAGGTTTTGCTCAAGCAACGCTATCTGGTGTGTCTATCGGTATTGAAGACATGGTCATTCCACCAATCAAGAAAGACTTACTAGAAGCGGCTGACGCTGAAGTTCGTGAAATCGAGCAACAGTTCGAACAAGGTTTTGTAACCGCTGGTGAGCGCTATAACAAAGTTGTCGATATTTGGTCACGTACCAACGATAAAGTTGCGAAAGCGATGATGGACAACTTAGCGACTGATATCGTGATTAACGCACAAGGTGAAGAAGAAGAGCAAAAATCATTTAACTCTATCTTCATTATGTCAGACTCTGGTGCTCGTGGTAGTGCGGCCCAGATTCGTCAGTTAGCTGGTATGCGTGGTCTGATGGCTAAGCCGGATGGTTCAATTATTGAAACACCGATTAAAGCGAACTTCCGTGAAGGTCTATCAGTACTTCAGTACTTTATCTCGACTCACGGTGCACGTAAAGGTCTTGCCGATACCGCACTTAAGACAGCGAACTCGGGTTACTTAACGCGTCGTTTGGTTGACGTGGCGCAAGATTTGGTTATCACAGAAAATGATTGTGGTACCGACAAAGGTGTTCGCATGACACCACACATTCAAGGTGGTGAGATCATTGAGAAACTAGGTGACCGCGTATTAGGTCGTGTGGTTGCTCGTGATGTGATTAGCCGTGAAGATGAAGTGTTATTACCTGCTGGTACATTGATCGATGAGCATGGTGTTCAAGTTATCGATAACAACGGTATCGATGAAGTTTGGGTACGCTCAGTGATTACTTGTGATGTACCACATGGTGTTTGTGCCCAGTGTTACGGCCGTGACTTGGCCCGTGGTCACAAAGTGAACATCGGTGAGTCTGTGGGTGTTATGGCCGCTCAATCAATTGGTGAGCCAGGTACTCAGTTAACGATGCGTACATTCCACGTTGGTGGTGCCGCAAGTTCTACGTCAGTAGACAACAGCATTTCAGCACGTAACACAGGTTTCATCCGCTTCCATAACATGAAGACGGTTGAGCACGTGGATGGTCACTTAGTTATCGTGTCACGTTCTGCTGAAATCGGTATTGCTGATGATGTAGGTCGTGAGCGTGAGCGCTATAAAGTACCTTACGGTTCTAGCGTACTTGTGAAAGACGGTGATGAAGTGTCAAGTGGTCAGGCCATTGCAAAATGGGATCCGCACACTCACCCAATTATCACAGAATTCGCTGGTAAAGCCCGCTTTAGCGATATTATCGATGGCTCAACAGCCACTGTTAAGATCGATGAAGCAACGGGTATGAGCTCGTTTGAAATCTTAGGTGCTAAAGACAGACCAAGTAACGCCAAAGACTTACGTCCAGCTATTATTCTAGACACCACTGAAGGTAAAGAAGTGGTTTACTTCTTACCTGCTGAAACTATTATCCGTGTGTCAGATGGTGCAGATGTAACCGCAGGTTCGGTACTAGGCCGTGTACCACAAGCAACGTCAGGTACCAAAGATATTACCGGTGGTCTGCCACGTGTTGCTGACTTGTTCGAAGCACGTCGTCCGAAAGATCACGCTATCATGGCAGAAATGTCAGGTGTGGTTAGCTTCGGTACCTCGACCAAAGGTAAGAACCGCTTCATTATTACCAATGAAGATGGCGAAGTACATGAAGAGTTGATTCCAAAATGGCGTCAAATCAACGTGTTCGAAAACGAAACCGTTGCCCGTGGTGAGGTTATCGCTGATGGTCCATTGAATCCGCATGACATCCTACGTCTACAAGGCGAAACAGCACTTGCTAACTACATCGTTGACGAAGTACAAGACGTTTACCGCTTACAGGGCGTTAAGATCAACGATAAGCACATTGAAGTGATTATCCGTCAGATGTTACGCAAAGTAGAAATCACTGATCCAGGTGATTCAAACTACTTCAAAGGCGACCAAGCAGAATACGCTGATGTGAAAGCATTGAATGAAAAACTACTTGCTGAAGACAAGTTCCCAGTACAGTTTGAGCGTCAGCTGCTAGGTATTACTAAAGCCAGCTTGGCAACAGAAAGCTTCATCTCAGCGGCGTCGTTCCAGGAAACAACGCGTGTTCTAACTGCTGCTGCCGTAACTGGTAAAGTGGATGAGCTACGTGGCCTGAAAGAAAACGTTGTTGTTGGTCGCTTGATCCCAGCAGGTACAGGTCTTGCTTACCATGCGGCACGTAAGAAAGCCAAAGAAGGTAAGCCTGCATATGACGTAGAAAGCGCGTTAGATGCTGCATTTGATCTTGAAGCCAGCAGTTCTGCGCAAGACTTCAGAAGCTTTGACGAAGCCTTTGCTCAAGAGCTAAGCCAAGACAAACCTGCTCAATAAGTGAGCTGAGTCAAAATTTAATATAAAGTTGTTATTAATAAAGAAGCCAGCCTTGATGCTGGCTTTTTTATATCTGTAACTAAAACGGTGATAAGTTTAACTTACCTGTATGATTAGTTGGCTAGAATTAAAAGGTTAATTACAATACACTGGGTAAGTGCTATACGCTTTTTATAGTGATCCCTTAAATTTATGAATCCCTTATATTGACCAAATATAACCTAACTCAGTTTATAATGGGCGCCTAGGGAGGCATAACTGTAACCCCAAAGTTTGACCTTAACGGGTTGTTTAACCTTAGCGAGTTATTTGACATTAGGTTAGTATTTTGTGAAGGAGAAGGTTGTGAAGAAG
Above is a window of Psychrobacter sp. FDAARGOS_221 DNA encoding:
- the rpoB gene encoding DNA-directed RNA polymerase subunit beta, whose translation is MAYSYTEKKRIRKSFAELPHVMDIPYLLAIQVDSYEQFLQENKKPKARENTGLQAAFSSIFPIESNSNNAELQFVEYYLGAPEFDERECISRGSTYAAPLRVKIRLVIKDKDSKDKNSKAAIKDIREQNVYMGEIPLMTDNGTFIINGTERVIVSQLHRSPGVFFDHDKGKSHSSGKVLYNARIIPYRGSWLDFEFDAKDLVFARIDRRRKLLGTIILRALGMDTQEILDTFFEKVSVYKGEEQFEIDLVADRLRGEMAQFDIVSPDGEVLVEQGKRINARRIRQIEQSGMKKLAVPDEYLYERILAEDIVVNDEVIAKANTLIDHELLVKLSAFEASDSIKEFKILFTNDIDHGTYIADTLRADSTGSREEALIEIYKVMRPGEPPTIDTAEKLFESMFFNADRYDLSNVGRMKFNRRLGRPFENTDDPDIKREQSVLTKEDIIDVLKELINIRNGIGEVDDIDHLGNRRIRSVGEMAENQFRVGLVRVERAVKERLSSAESDNLSPQDLINSKPVAAAVKEFFGSSQLSQFMDQNNPLSEITHKRRISALGPGGLTRERAGFEVRDVHNTHYGRVCPIETPEGPNIGLINSLATFAKTNEFGFLETPYRKVVDGKVTDDIEYLSAIEEVGTVIAQADSELDENGVLAEEMVMVRSGGESVRMPSDKVTHMDVSPSQVVSVAASLIPFLEHDDANRALMGSNMQRQAVPTLRADKPLVGTGMERHVARDSGVCVIARRGGVIEDVDASRIVVRVNEDEMQAGEAGIDIYNLIKYTRSNQNTCINQRIIVNQGDEIAGGDILADGPSTDLGELALGQNMRVAFMPWNGYNFEDSILLSERVVKEDRFTTIHIQELTCVARDTKLGTEEITADIPNVGEAALSALDESGIVYIGAEVDAGDILVGKVTPKGETQLTPEEKLLRAIFGEKAADVKDTSLRVPTSTKGTVIDVQVFTRDGVEKDARAKAIEKSQLDNYRKDLKEELRIFEEAARSRISHILDGHAISGGAGLKSGTVLSESELLEMSLETLLDIQPVEEEIAERMTQIQEFLVDKQKDIDTKFAEKKRKLTAGDDLQHGVQKIVKVYLAVKRRIQPGDKMAGRHGNKGVVSRIMPVEDMPYDENGNPVDIVLNPLGVPSRMNIGQVLETHLGMAAKGLGDKINGMLKAQAAVAELREFLDKIYNKVGGEQVDLDSLTDDDIMALAQNLRNGVPMGTAVFDGAREVQIDELLELAGYSSSGQQTLYDGRTGVKFDRPVTVGYMYMLKLNHLVDDKMHARSTGSYSLVTQQPLGGKAQFGGQRFGEMEVWALEAYGATYTLQEMLTVKSDDVEGRTRMYKNIVDGEQYMDPGMPESFNVLTKEIKSLGINIELKESN
- the rpoC gene encoding DNA-directed RNA polymerase subunit beta' → MKDLLDIMKSPADNGKREFDSIQISLAAPETIKSWSHGEVKKPETINYRTFKPERDGLFCAKIFGPVKDFECLCGKYKRRKFQGVICEKCGVEVTTAKVRRDRMGHIDLASPVAHIWFLKSLPSRIGLLLDMTLRDIERVLYFESYVVTDPGMTSLEKYQLLDDEDYYKALEEFGDEFIAKMGAEAVQDLLKDIDIDLEIDELREEIPNTGSETKLKKMSKRLKLLEAFRDSNNKPEWMVMTILPVLPPDLRPLVPLEGGRFATSDLNDLYRRVINRNNRLKRLLELNAPDIIVRNEKRMLQESVDALLDNGRRGRAITGSNKRPLKSLADMIKGKQGRFRQNLLGKRVDYSGRSVIVVGPTLRLHQCGLPKKMALELFKPFTYSKLLSHGMATTIKQAKKMVEREEPQVWDMLAMVIREHPVLLNRAPTLHRLGLQAFEPVLIEGKAIQLHPLVCTAFNADFDGDQMAVHVPLTLEAQLEARTLMMSTNNILSPANGDPIIVPSQDVVLGLYYISRSSINAKGEGMIFATVNEALRAIGSNDLHVNAKIKVRVTETTIAEDDTETKKTELKDTVAGRLLIWNIMPKGMKFEECNVEMTKKNISKLMNSCYRTRGVKESVIFADQLMYLGFAQATLSGVSIGIEDMVIPPIKKDLLEAADAEVREIEQQFEQGFVTAGERYNKVVDIWSRTNDKVAKAMMDNLATDIVINAQGEEEEQKSFNSIFIMSDSGARGSAAQIRQLAGMRGLMAKPDGSIIETPIKANFREGLSVLQYFISTHGARKGLADTALKTANSGYLTRRLVDVAQDLVITENDCGTDKGVRMTPHIQGGEIIEKLGDRVLGRVVARDVISREDEVLLPAGTLIDEHGVQVIDNNGIDEVWVRSVITCDVPHGVCAQCYGRDLARGHKVNIGESVGVMAAQSIGEPGTQLTMRTFHVGGAASSTSVDNSISARNTGFIRFHNMKTVEHVDGHLVIVSRSAEIGIADDVGRERERYKVPYGSSVLVKDGDEVSSGQAIAKWDPHTHPIITEFAGKARFSDIIDGSTATVKIDEATGMSSFEILGAKDRPSNAKDLRPAIILDTTEGKEVVYFLPAETIIRVSDGADVTAGSVLGRVPQATSGTKDITGGLPRVADLFEARRPKDHAIMAEMSGVVSFGTSTKGKNRFIITNEDGEVHEELIPKWRQINVFENETVARGEVIADGPLNPHDILRLQGETALANYIVDEVQDVYRLQGVKINDKHIEVIIRQMLRKVEITDPGDSNYFKGDQAEYADVKALNEKLLAEDKFPVQFERQLLGITKASLATESFISAASFQETTRVLTAAAVTGKVDELRGLKENVVVGRLIPAGTGLAYHAARKKAKEGKPAYDVESALDAAFDLEASSSAQDFRSFDEAFAQELSQDKPAQ
- the rplL gene encoding 50S ribosomal protein L7/L12 yields the protein MALSREDVLNAIAEMSVMDIVELISEMEEKFGVTAAAAVAAAPAAAAEGGAAAAEKDEFDVILASFGDKKVGVIKAVREATGLGLKEAKELVEGAPAPIKEGANKAEAEELKEKLEAAGATVELK